In a genomic window of Bordetella petrii:
- a CDS encoding Ldh family oxidoreductase has product MSNTEKSLILPIDEVLDLATRVLLHAGMAEPHAKAIARVITAGQRDDCQSHGLYRLLVTTHTLRQGKVSGTALPLINDHGPAIVKVDAQFAFSQLAFELGSEVLVKKAREVGIAALAINNCYHFSALWPEVESLAEQGLAALALTPSHAWVAPAGGTRPALGTNPLAFGWPRKGKNPYVFDFATSAAARGDLELHRRADKPIPLGWGVDSAGNATTDASAVVNGGAMLTFGGHKGSALSTMIELMAGPLIGDLTSLDSLALDAGVGGTPCHGELIIALDPAHLGLGDSAADDARAERLFSTITDQGARLPSQRRFEARARSQRDGVAIPRKLYSEVMSLLPAGQ; this is encoded by the coding sequence ATGTCGAACACCGAAAAATCCCTCATTCTGCCCATCGATGAGGTTCTCGATCTGGCTACCCGCGTGCTGTTGCACGCGGGCATGGCCGAGCCGCACGCCAAGGCAATTGCCCGCGTCATCACCGCCGGACAGCGTGACGACTGCCAGTCGCACGGCCTGTATCGTCTACTAGTCACCACGCACACGCTGCGCCAAGGCAAGGTGTCCGGCACCGCCTTGCCTCTGATCAACGACCACGGTCCGGCCATCGTCAAGGTAGATGCGCAGTTTGCGTTCTCGCAACTTGCCTTCGAGCTCGGCAGCGAAGTACTGGTCAAAAAGGCGCGCGAGGTCGGTATTGCCGCCCTGGCGATCAACAACTGCTATCACTTCTCGGCGCTCTGGCCGGAAGTGGAATCCTTGGCCGAACAAGGACTGGCTGCCTTGGCGTTGACACCCAGCCACGCCTGGGTAGCGCCCGCCGGTGGCACTCGTCCGGCGCTGGGGACCAACCCGCTGGCCTTCGGCTGGCCGCGCAAGGGCAAGAACCCGTACGTTTTTGACTTTGCGACGAGCGCGGCCGCGCGTGGGGACTTGGAGCTGCATCGCCGCGCGGACAAACCGATTCCGTTGGGCTGGGGCGTGGACAGCGCCGGGAATGCAACCACGGATGCCAGCGCAGTGGTCAACGGCGGGGCGATGCTGACTTTTGGCGGGCATAAAGGGTCGGCGCTATCGACCATGATCGAACTCATGGCAGGCCCTTTGATTGGAGATCTGACCAGCCTGGATTCGCTCGCGTTGGACGCGGGCGTCGGGGGCACGCCCTGCCATGGGGAATTGATCATCGCATTGGACCCTGCTCATCTAGGACTGGGCGACAGCGCCGCCGACGACGCGCGTGCCGAACGGCTGTTCTCAACGATCACGGACCAAGGCGCACGCCTGCCTTCGCAACGCCGTTTCGAAGCCCGTGCCCGCAGTCAGCGCGATGGCGTGGCGATTCCTCGCAAGCTTTACTCGGAAGTGATGTCTCTTTTGCCCGCAGGGCAGTAG
- a CDS encoding 4-hydroxyproline epimerase — protein sequence MNHTFFCIDGHTCGNPVRLVTGGAPALQGSNMIERRAHFERDFDWVRTALMFEPRGHEVMSGTIIYPPTRPDCDVAILFIEVSGCLAMCGHGTIGTVTFLIEHGLVTPREPGVLRLDTPAGLVLAHYKMDGPHVESVRLTIVPSFLHSRDLSVEVPGLGEIRFDVAYGGNFYAIVESQPNYADLDSLTPSDIQRLSPVLRAKANEKYPFVHPETPAIHGLSHVMWTGKPKKAGISARNAVFYGDKAIDRSPCGTGTSARMAQLAAKGQLAIGEKFVHESIIGTTFVGVPSEAVKVGDFDAIRPTVEGWARVTGLNTIFVNERDPLYKGFLLK from the coding sequence ATGAACCACACCTTCTTCTGCATCGACGGACACACCTGCGGCAACCCAGTGCGCCTGGTCACGGGCGGCGCGCCCGCCCTGCAGGGCAGCAACATGATCGAGCGCCGTGCGCATTTCGAACGCGACTTCGACTGGGTGCGCACCGCCCTGATGTTTGAGCCGCGCGGCCACGAGGTCATGTCGGGCACGATCATCTATCCGCCCACGCGGCCTGACTGCGATGTCGCTATCCTGTTCATCGAGGTCAGCGGTTGCCTGGCCATGTGCGGCCACGGCACGATTGGCACGGTCACGTTCCTGATCGAGCACGGACTGGTTACGCCGCGCGAACCCGGCGTGCTTCGCCTGGACACCCCCGCCGGACTGGTGCTGGCGCATTACAAGATGGACGGCCCGCACGTCGAGTCGGTCCGTTTGACCATCGTGCCCTCGTTCCTGCACTCGCGTGATCTGTCGGTTGAGGTGCCGGGCCTGGGCGAGATCCGGTTCGACGTAGCCTATGGCGGCAACTTCTACGCCATCGTCGAAAGCCAGCCGAACTATGCCGATCTCGATAGCCTGACGCCTTCGGACATCCAGCGGCTGAGCCCGGTCCTGCGCGCCAAGGCCAACGAGAAATACCCGTTCGTGCATCCTGAGACGCCCGCCATCCACGGTCTGTCGCACGTCATGTGGACGGGCAAGCCCAAGAAGGCGGGTATCTCAGCGCGCAACGCTGTGTTCTATGGCGACAAGGCCATCGACCGCTCGCCCTGCGGCACGGGCACCTCAGCGCGCATGGCGCAGCTTGCCGCCAAGGGCCAACTGGCCATCGGCGAGAAATTTGTGCATGAAAGCATCATAGGCACCACATTCGTTGGCGTGCCCAGCGAAGCGGTGAAGGTGGGCGACTTCGATGCCATCCGCCCAACCGTCGAAGGTTGGGCACGCGTCACGGGCCTGAACACCATTTTCGTGAATGAGCGGGATCCTTTGTACAAGGGCTTCCTGCTCAAGTAA
- a CDS encoding metal-dependent hydrolase family protein: MIVLKNAKLLDGADDRHSVIIEGNRITKVVAGQIDVPGADVIDVGGKTVMPGLIDCHVHVIASVANLGANGRLPNTLAILRAVPILQGMLARGFTAVRDAGGADYALTRAIEDGTIEGPRLFISGKALSQTGGHADFRDRFDFSDPDPCGCNRNAGAIGRVVDGVDAIRKAVREEMRAGANQIKIMASGGVASPTDPIGNLQFSVDEIKAVVEEAQSHQTYVMAHAYTPAAIMRAAALGVKTIEHGNLVDDEAAATMAEHGTYAVPTLVTYDAMKRVGEQQGLSAETLAKNENVRLQGLKALEILARHGVKMGIGSDLLGDMQQYQTEELTIRAAVLGNAEVLRQATVIGAEILDRAGELGVIAEGALADILIVDGDPLQDIAVLVHNQGEKIVGIMKDGQWAKSPAAAPANASEAQQ, encoded by the coding sequence GTGATCGTACTCAAGAATGCGAAACTGCTGGACGGCGCCGATGACCGCCACAGTGTCATCATAGAAGGCAACCGCATCACCAAAGTCGTGGCGGGGCAGATCGACGTACCTGGCGCCGATGTCATCGACGTGGGCGGCAAGACCGTCATGCCGGGCCTGATCGACTGCCACGTGCACGTCATCGCCTCGGTCGCCAATCTGGGCGCCAATGGGCGCCTGCCGAACACGCTGGCCATCTTGCGCGCGGTCCCGATCCTGCAAGGCATGCTTGCCCGCGGCTTCACCGCGGTACGCGACGCCGGTGGCGCAGACTACGCCCTGACCCGCGCCATCGAAGACGGCACGATCGAGGGGCCACGCCTTTTCATCAGCGGCAAGGCCCTGTCGCAGACAGGAGGCCATGCGGATTTCCGCGACCGCTTCGATTTCTCCGATCCTGACCCATGTGGCTGTAACCGCAATGCAGGCGCTATCGGCCGCGTGGTCGACGGTGTAGACGCCATTCGCAAGGCAGTGCGCGAAGAAATGCGCGCCGGCGCCAACCAGATCAAGATCATGGCTTCAGGGGGAGTCGCCTCGCCCACCGACCCGATCGGCAACCTGCAGTTCTCCGTGGACGAGATCAAAGCCGTGGTCGAAGAGGCACAGTCGCATCAGACCTACGTGATGGCACATGCCTATACGCCCGCGGCCATCATGCGCGCCGCGGCCCTGGGAGTCAAGACCATCGAGCACGGCAACCTCGTCGACGATGAGGCTGCCGCCACGATGGCCGAACACGGCACGTATGCGGTGCCGACGCTGGTGACTTACGACGCCATGAAGCGGGTAGGCGAGCAGCAAGGGCTTTCGGCTGAAACCCTGGCCAAGAACGAGAACGTCCGCCTGCAAGGCTTGAAGGCCTTGGAGATCCTTGCCCGTCACGGGGTGAAGATGGGCATCGGTTCGGACCTGCTTGGTGACATGCAGCAGTACCAGACCGAAGAGCTGACCATCCGGGCGGCGGTGCTGGGAAATGCCGAGGTACTGCGGCAAGCGACCGTGATTGGCGCGGAGATCCTCGACCGAGCAGGCGAACTGGGCGTGATTGCCGAAGGCGCATTGGCGGACATCCTGATTGTTGATGGCGATCCCTTGCAAGACATCGCGGTCCTCGTGCACAACCAGGGCGAGAAGATCGTCGGGATCATGAAGGACGGCCAGTGGGCCAAGTCTCCCGCTGCAGCGCCCGCGAACGCATCCGAAGCACAACAGTAA
- a CDS encoding MFS transporter produces the protein MSHVAARLERIPFCRPHFKLLLMGGLGFAFEALDAGIIAFILPVLRTQWSLSSLEVGFLASSTYIGFLIGALLAGLLGDRFGRRGVMMWALAIFCVMSIANAMTHDWHLFFLFRMLAGIGMGAEGAIIAPFLAEFVASRYRGRFTGSLAGFFSFGFVIAALLGYFIVPLSDNGWRWVLVISAVPVVVLLWWRHALDESPRWLESQGRHDEADAVVSRFEARAQRALGRALPAVAPQAETQVPVARAKESFSAQLKTLWSPAWRGVTAMTWTFWLSITFCSYAFFTWIPGLLVQQGMTITKSFGYSIAIYLAQIPGYYSAAYFNDKIGRKYTIVMYMAFACASAMALVFVKDPTHVLIASVLLSFGMNGVNAGQYAYTPELYPTSMRATGMGAASSFARLGAIASPTLVGAIYPILGFGGVFGMTTVVLLTGAVVVLFFGVNTNNRTLEDISRTRQEQAHS, from the coding sequence ATGTCGCATGTCGCTGCAAGACTCGAACGTATTCCGTTCTGCCGGCCCCACTTCAAACTGCTGCTGATGGGCGGCTTGGGCTTCGCGTTCGAAGCGCTGGACGCGGGCATCATCGCGTTCATCCTACCCGTGCTGCGCACCCAGTGGAGCCTAAGCAGCCTGGAAGTGGGCTTCCTGGCCAGCAGCACCTATATCGGCTTTCTGATCGGCGCGCTGCTGGCGGGCCTCTTGGGCGACCGCTTCGGGCGACGCGGCGTGATGATGTGGGCGCTGGCGATCTTCTGCGTCATGTCCATCGCCAATGCCATGACGCACGACTGGCACCTGTTCTTCCTGTTCCGCATGCTGGCCGGCATCGGCATGGGCGCCGAAGGCGCGATCATCGCGCCCTTTCTGGCCGAGTTCGTGGCCAGCCGCTACCGTGGCCGCTTCACGGGCTCACTGGCGGGCTTTTTCTCCTTCGGCTTTGTGATCGCCGCGCTGCTGGGCTATTTCATCGTGCCGCTGTCGGACAACGGCTGGCGCTGGGTCCTGGTGATCAGCGCGGTGCCCGTGGTGGTTCTACTGTGGTGGCGCCATGCGCTGGACGAGTCACCGCGCTGGCTGGAGAGCCAGGGCCGACATGATGAGGCCGACGCGGTCGTCAGCCGTTTCGAAGCCCGTGCCCAACGCGCACTGGGAAGGGCCCTGCCCGCCGTGGCACCGCAGGCCGAGACGCAGGTGCCGGTCGCCCGAGCAAAGGAATCGTTCAGCGCACAATTAAAAACGCTGTGGTCGCCCGCCTGGCGCGGCGTGACGGCCATGACCTGGACCTTCTGGCTGTCGATCACGTTCTGCTCGTACGCCTTCTTCACGTGGATCCCGGGCCTGCTGGTGCAGCAAGGCATGACTATCACCAAGAGCTTCGGCTACTCCATCGCCATCTATCTTGCCCAGATTCCCGGCTACTACTCGGCCGCATACTTCAACGACAAGATCGGCCGCAAGTACACGATCGTCATGTACATGGCGTTTGCCTGCGCCAGCGCGATGGCGCTGGTCTTCGTCAAGGACCCGACCCACGTGTTGATCGCCTCGGTTTTGCTGTCGTTCGGCATGAACGGCGTGAACGCGGGCCAGTACGCCTACACCCCCGAGCTGTATCCGACCAGCATGCGCGCGACCGGCATGGGTGCGGCCTCGTCGTTCGCTCGTTTGGGCGCCATCGCCTCGCCTACGCTGGTGGGCGCCATCTATCCCATCCTGGGCTTTGGCGGCGTGTTCGGCATGACCACCGTCGTCCTGCTGACAGGTGCAGTGGTCGTGTTGTTTTTCGGCGTGAACACCAACAACCGCACGCTCGAGGATATTTCCCGCACCAGGCAGGAGCAGGCGCATTCTTGA
- a CDS encoding amino acid ABC transporter ATP-binding protein — MIEIQNVRKSYGPVEVIKGIDLTVNKGEVLCLIGASGSGKSTLLQCINGLEPIQSGRIVVDGIDVHARSTDLNKLRQKLGIVFQQYNAFPHLTALQNVALAPQVVQGLSRTRALALAREHLDYVGLGDRADLLPPRLSGGQQQRLAIARALAMKPNYMLFDEVTSALDPELVGEVLDTIRRLKESGMTMVMVTHDIAFARESADRVAFFDKGTLCEVGEARQVINTPREERTQQFLQRVLH; from the coding sequence ATGATTGAAATCCAGAACGTTCGCAAGTCCTATGGACCGGTCGAGGTCATCAAGGGCATCGACTTGACCGTCAATAAAGGCGAGGTGCTTTGCCTGATCGGCGCGTCGGGCTCGGGCAAGTCGACCTTACTGCAATGCATCAATGGTCTGGAACCCATCCAGTCTGGCCGCATCGTGGTTGATGGCATCGATGTCCACGCTAGATCGACCGATTTGAACAAACTGCGTCAGAAGCTAGGCATCGTCTTCCAGCAATACAACGCGTTTCCTCACCTGACGGCGCTGCAGAACGTGGCTCTCGCCCCGCAGGTTGTGCAGGGGCTGTCCCGCACTCGGGCGCTAGCGCTGGCGCGCGAGCACCTCGACTACGTCGGTCTGGGAGACCGAGCGGATCTGTTGCCACCTCGCTTGTCCGGTGGACAACAACAGCGCCTTGCCATCGCGCGTGCCTTGGCCATGAAGCCGAACTACATGCTGTTCGATGAAGTGACTTCGGCCCTCGATCCGGAACTGGTGGGAGAAGTCTTGGACACGATCCGAAGGCTCAAGGAAAGCGGCATGACCATGGTCATGGTCACGCACGACATCGCGTTCGCGCGGGAAAGCGCTGATCGCGTGGCGTTCTTCGACAAAGGCACCTTATGCGAAGTCGGCGAAGCGCGCCAAGTCATCAACACGCCGCGCGAAGAGCGCACACAACAGTTCCTCCAACGCGTACTTCATTAA
- a CDS encoding amino acid ABC transporter permease, whose product MQFQFSVYSGLQWSDLPFVLDGLGRTLLLTLLSGTFGTVVGAIVGWLRESSTTASYLLASYVDVMRSIPLIIQFILVNSAFAALGSPLDPLEVGVLTLSLYMGALTSELVRSGLRSVRPELRRASRSLGMSYWQELRHIGAPLAVRTVFPSWIGTLIALTKDTALVSVVGYVELLRAAQILIVRTNEALMILAGVGLAYFIICYPISRYSRKIERRLSHD is encoded by the coding sequence ATGCAATTTCAGTTTTCCGTCTACTCTGGCCTTCAATGGTCAGACCTGCCTTTCGTGCTCGACGGCCTGGGCCGCACCCTCTTGCTCACCTTGCTGTCCGGCACGTTTGGCACCGTTGTCGGGGCGATCGTGGGTTGGCTGCGCGAAAGTTCCACGACCGCTTCATATCTACTTGCGTCTTACGTCGACGTGATGCGCAGCATCCCGCTGATCATCCAGTTCATCTTGGTCAACAGCGCGTTTGCAGCGCTGGGCTCGCCGCTGGACCCGCTCGAAGTAGGGGTATTGACCCTATCGCTGTACATGGGCGCGCTGACCTCCGAACTCGTGCGTTCGGGCTTGCGGTCAGTGCGGCCAGAACTGCGTCGGGCTTCGCGCTCACTAGGCATGTCCTATTGGCAGGAACTGCGCCACATCGGTGCGCCGCTGGCAGTTCGAACCGTCTTCCCGAGCTGGATCGGCACGCTAATCGCCCTGACCAAGGACACCGCGCTGGTGAGCGTGGTCGGGTATGTCGAGCTGCTGCGCGCGGCGCAGATCCTGATCGTTCGCACCAATGAGGCATTGATGATCTTGGCCGGTGTAGGCCTGGCCTATTTCATCATCTGCTACCCGATATCGCGCTACAGCCGCAAAATCGAAAGAAGGCTCAGCCATGATTGA
- a CDS encoding amino acid ABC transporter permease, protein MLDYTFYWSQVWDKWPALLEGARQTLEVTALSMLLGTLLALPLALMRRSKSGTPYYFATTWVEVSRNTPALFQIYMAYFGLGAVGVDIPSFTALLIALTFNNAGYLAETFRGGLSAVPPTQMAAARSLGMSPTKAYVHVIFPQVFVLVFLPYMNQLNWALLNSSLGSIIGVRELTGATQAAQSESFRTFEFFIVAAGMYYVISKLISIVAALVTWRLYKRT, encoded by the coding sequence ATGCTCGATTACACGTTCTATTGGTCCCAAGTCTGGGATAAATGGCCGGCCCTGCTAGAGGGTGCCCGCCAGACGCTTGAGGTGACCGCATTATCGATGCTGTTGGGCACTCTGCTTGCCCTGCCGCTGGCACTGATGCGCCGTTCGAAGTCCGGAACCCCTTACTACTTCGCTACCACCTGGGTCGAGGTGTCGCGCAATACGCCAGCTCTGTTCCAAATCTACATGGCGTACTTCGGGCTGGGTGCGGTCGGTGTTGACATTCCCAGTTTCACGGCCCTGCTGATCGCGCTGACGTTCAACAACGCCGGGTACCTGGCCGAGACCTTCCGAGGCGGATTGTCGGCAGTGCCACCCACCCAGATGGCCGCTGCGCGTTCGCTGGGGATGTCACCCACCAAAGCCTATGTGCACGTGATCTTCCCCCAAGTCTTCGTTCTGGTGTTCTTGCCGTACATGAATCAGCTCAACTGGGCTCTGCTCAACAGTTCACTGGGGTCAATCATCGGGGTGCGCGAGTTGACGGGGGCCACGCAGGCCGCACAGTCCGAATCGTTCCGGACCTTTGAGTTCTTCATCGTGGCCGCGGGCATGTACTACGTGATTTCCAAGCTGATCAGCATCGTGGCCGCCCTGGTGACCTGGCGGCTTTACAAGAGGACGTGA
- a CDS encoding ABC transporter substrate-binding protein, whose product MGKLLSIKTAFVAAALALIALTGTAQAQSSSTLDRVINSKTLRCGIQLDYPPAGFRTPQNEPEGYDVAYCKDMAKALGATAQIVETPSAERIPSLVSNRIDVLIASTSITPQRALSVAFSQPYVSFINVAMTHKDTGVQKFDDLKGRTIGGVTGSTTEQELRAIFNKWNDPKGKFISYGSESEAFLALNQRKIDGLIVSAGTAGALVKSGQFPALQIKGEAPSPADLVGIAVRKSDADFLRWINVFVWNQVRTGRYQELYRTYFGEGQAPALNVPGVDY is encoded by the coding sequence ATGGGAAAACTGTTATCGATCAAGACGGCGTTCGTTGCCGCCGCGCTTGCGCTCATTGCCTTAACTGGCACAGCGCAAGCGCAGTCCTCCTCCACGCTCGACCGCGTCATCAACAGCAAGACATTGCGTTGCGGCATCCAGCTGGACTATCCCCCAGCAGGCTTTCGCACCCCGCAGAATGAACCCGAAGGCTACGACGTCGCCTACTGCAAAGACATGGCCAAGGCGTTAGGTGCAACGGCCCAGATCGTCGAGACGCCATCGGCCGAGCGCATTCCGTCATTGGTCTCCAACCGCATCGACGTGTTGATCGCCTCGACGTCCATCACGCCTCAACGTGCGCTGAGCGTGGCGTTCTCCCAGCCTTACGTGAGTTTCATCAATGTCGCGATGACTCACAAGGACACCGGCGTGCAGAAGTTCGACGACCTCAAAGGCCGCACAATCGGCGGTGTGACCGGCAGCACGACTGAACAAGAGCTGCGTGCGATCTTCAATAAATGGAATGATCCGAAAGGCAAGTTCATTTCCTATGGCAGCGAATCCGAAGCCTTTTTGGCGTTGAACCAACGCAAGATTGATGGGTTGATCGTAAGCGCTGGCACGGCCGGTGCACTGGTCAAGAGTGGCCAATTCCCCGCACTGCAGATCAAAGGTGAGGCCCCGTCCCCGGCCGACCTCGTTGGTATTGCAGTGCGAAAGAGCGACGCGGACTTTCTGCGCTGGATCAACGTGTTCGTATGGAACCAAGTCAGAACCGGTCGCTATCAAGAGTTGTACCGGACCTACTTCGGTGAAGGGCAGGCGCCCGCACTGAACGTGCCTGGCGTGGACTACTGA
- a CDS encoding dihydrodipicolinate synthase family protein, whose product MTIQWKGVFPAVTTKLNADFSLDIEAIRAGLERLIDNGVSGVVMMGMVGENAQLSPEEKLTVLRTAKETINGRVPIISGVAETSTEKAVAFAKEAEKLGIDGLMLFPALTYKSDVRETIEFNKTVARASKLEILLYNNPRGYGVDLTPDTVAELLSEPTITAIKEESYDTTRVTDLIARFGDRLNVVCGVDDLILESAALGVTAWVSGMANALPKESVELLNLSVAGDLDKARKLYRALTPLFHLDTVVKLVQHIKLAENIISGVAETVKPPRLNLEGAEREKTIAITKKTLEDLKALGY is encoded by the coding sequence ATGACAATTCAATGGAAGGGCGTATTCCCCGCCGTCACCACTAAGCTGAACGCCGATTTCTCTTTGGATATCGAGGCGATCCGTGCTGGCCTGGAACGCCTGATCGACAACGGCGTGAGCGGGGTCGTGATGATGGGCATGGTGGGCGAGAACGCTCAACTCTCGCCCGAAGAGAAGCTGACGGTGCTGCGCACGGCCAAGGAAACTATCAACGGCCGAGTGCCCATCATCTCGGGCGTGGCCGAGACCAGCACCGAAAAGGCTGTGGCCTTTGCCAAGGAAGCTGAAAAGCTGGGTATTGATGGCCTGATGCTCTTCCCGGCGCTGACCTACAAGTCCGATGTGCGCGAGACGATCGAGTTCAACAAAACCGTGGCCCGTGCCTCCAAGCTCGAGATCCTGCTTTACAACAACCCGCGTGGCTATGGCGTGGACCTGACGCCGGACACCGTCGCCGAGCTGTTGAGCGAACCGACCATCACCGCGATCAAGGAAGAGTCGTACGACACGACGCGCGTCACCGACCTGATCGCACGCTTCGGTGATCGTTTGAACGTGGTGTGCGGCGTGGATGACCTGATCCTGGAAAGCGCCGCACTGGGTGTGACCGCGTGGGTCTCGGGTATGGCCAATGCACTGCCCAAGGAATCGGTCGAGTTGCTGAACCTGTCGGTGGCTGGCGATCTGGACAAGGCGCGCAAGCTGTACCGTGCCCTGACTCCGTTGTTTCACTTGGATACGGTGGTCAAGCTGGTACAGCACATCAAGCTGGCCGAGAACATCATCAGTGGCGTTGCCGAAACCGTCAAACCGCCTCGCCTGAATCTGGAAGGGGCCGAGCGCGAGAAGACCATCGCCATCACCAAGAAGACCTTGGAAGACCTCAAGGCTCTGGGCTACTAA
- a CDS encoding GntR family transcriptional regulator codes for MLAALRDRILSGEAAPGSPLRQESLADELGVSRIPVREALRLLSAEGLVDTIAHHGAFVSMISKAEVQEFFDIRKRLEPWIFCEAIPNLSEVELKRAEQLVDLMDTVEPERWGSLNWELHETLYRAAGRPAALSVVRTLHEKSERYFRFQIVNVPIRKQAHHEHVALIELCRSGEVDRAAIMLEQHIQGAACQILAIVERILDSNARQ; via the coding sequence GTGCTAGCTGCGCTGCGTGATCGGATTCTTTCTGGTGAGGCTGCGCCTGGGTCGCCTTTGCGACAGGAGTCGTTGGCCGACGAGCTGGGCGTTAGTCGAATTCCAGTGCGTGAGGCCCTTCGGCTGCTCAGTGCCGAGGGACTCGTTGACACTATTGCGCATCATGGGGCCTTTGTCTCGATGATATCGAAGGCAGAGGTTCAGGAGTTTTTTGACATCCGGAAGAGGCTGGAGCCTTGGATCTTTTGCGAGGCGATTCCCAATCTATCGGAGGTCGAACTGAAACGTGCCGAGCAACTGGTCGACTTGATGGACACCGTCGAACCCGAGCGCTGGGGCAGCCTGAATTGGGAGTTGCACGAGACGCTGTATCGGGCTGCGGGTCGGCCCGCGGCACTGAGCGTTGTGCGCACATTGCACGAGAAGTCCGAGCGCTATTTCCGCTTCCAGATAGTCAATGTTCCTATTCGAAAGCAAGCGCATCATGAACACGTCGCCCTGATCGAGCTATGTCGATCTGGGGAGGTAGATAGAGCCGCAATCATGCTGGAGCAGCATATCCAGGGAGCGGCGTGCCAGATACTGGCCATTGTCGAGCGGATTCTGGACAGCAACGCTAGACAATGA
- a CDS encoding LysR family transcriptional regulator: protein MELRHLRYFSILAEELHFTRAAERLHIEQPPLSRAIKELESELGVLLFDRNRRGTELTAAGATFLQDIRRLFTVLEQARENAKAVGSGLRGSIRIAVSDGAIDPRLSAFLARCRAEEPEIEIRLSEVPLAEQLRGLRSGDFMIGFAHTADVGDGVVAEPIWRDPLVIAVPARHALLAYKEVPLHEIRGHPLVLCDPHVCEGYCRELARLLQTLEHKLNVVEEVSSLDMMLTLVGAGYGVGFMTATKIPVSQRPDVMIRPLALDSAVMTTYLLRPDGSDLSASLERFIDRLRDLSGS, encoded by the coding sequence ATGGAACTTCGCCATCTTCGCTATTTTTCCATCTTAGCCGAGGAGTTACATTTCACACGGGCAGCTGAGCGCTTACATATCGAGCAACCTCCTCTGTCTCGGGCCATCAAGGAACTTGAGAGTGAATTGGGGGTGTTGCTCTTCGATCGGAACCGCCGAGGAACCGAGTTGACGGCAGCGGGTGCCACGTTCTTGCAAGACATTCGTAGGCTGTTCACCGTCTTGGAGCAGGCACGAGAGAATGCCAAGGCCGTTGGGTCGGGCTTGCGAGGAAGCATTCGCATCGCGGTATCTGACGGAGCGATCGATCCACGGCTATCAGCGTTTCTTGCCCGTTGCCGCGCAGAAGAGCCCGAGATCGAGATACGTCTGTCTGAAGTGCCTTTGGCCGAGCAGTTGCGCGGGCTGCGCTCGGGCGACTTCATGATCGGGTTCGCTCATACGGCTGACGTCGGTGATGGCGTTGTTGCCGAACCTATCTGGAGAGACCCGCTGGTGATCGCGGTGCCGGCCCGGCATGCACTGCTCGCCTACAAGGAGGTTCCGCTCCATGAGATCAGGGGCCATCCACTTGTTTTGTGCGATCCGCATGTGTGCGAGGGCTACTGCCGTGAACTGGCTCGGCTTTTACAGACGCTGGAGCACAAGCTGAACGTCGTGGAAGAGGTGTCCTCGCTGGACATGATGCTCACCCTGGTCGGTGCAGGCTATGGTGTCGGCTTCATGACGGCGACCAAGATTCCGGTGAGCCAGCGGCCAGACGTGATGATCCGTCCCTTGGCGTTGGATTCAGCCGTGATGACCACCTATCTGCTTCGGCCTGACGGCAGCGATTTGTCGGCCTCGCTGGAGCGATTTATCGATCGCCTGCGCGACCTTTCAGGTAGCTGA
- a CDS encoding helix-turn-helix domain-containing protein, translating into MQKRTVQRGRPSGTTTFEAEPALAFGKAVRAARVEQGIAQEELGAMAGIARSHMGKIERGEHMPTLALILKISVALRISAAELMAATERNLQADTEA; encoded by the coding sequence ATGCAGAAGCGTACCGTTCAACGAGGCCGTCCCTCGGGCACAACCACATTTGAAGCCGAGCCAGCTCTGGCCTTCGGAAAAGCCGTGCGCGCTGCGCGCGTAGAGCAAGGGATTGCTCAGGAAGAACTGGGAGCTATGGCCGGCATCGCGCGCTCTCACATGGGCAAGATCGAGCGTGGAGAACATATGCCCACGCTGGCCTTGATTCTGAAAATCTCCGTTGCGCTCAGGATCAGTGCAGCCGAACTGATGGCTGCGACTGAACGCAATCTTCAGGCCGACACCGAGGCGTGA